The Budorcas taxicolor isolate Tak-1 chromosome 2, Takin1.1, whole genome shotgun sequence nucleotide sequence TGCGCAGCcaccctgcccaggaaggagtgAGATTCTGCTTGGGGTGCTCCCGAAGGACCAGAGGACCCCCTGAGCCCCAGGCCTGCCCCTTTCCCACCCATCACCCCAGCTGTGGGCCCCACTCACTGCTCATCGTAGGGAGAGTCTGAGACCTGCAGCACGGAGGCCTGGAAGTCCTGGATCACCTCCTAAGAGCCCAGGGATGCGGTGACGGCTGGGCCCCCCACACCTGcagggccccccccccccacctgcaGGGCCTCTGTCCCTCCCCTCTGCTCATGGAGGGGAAGGGCGGTGAGGGAGGGATTAGGAGCTGGAGGGGTGGTTTCCGGGGACCCTCTCCAGTGCCTCACATTGCACATGTAGTTATGCCAGGACTTGGAAACCTGGGGtaacttctccttcttcttccagTTTGGGGGTGCGCCCTCCCGTACAGGCTCCTGTAGGGGCACAGCCTGCGATCACCCTTTGCATCCCACACTGGCCCAACCTGCCCTGTCCacacctgcctccccagcacTTGCGCGCTCTGCAGCTAATGGGCACCGTGTTCTCTGTTCTGTTGCCCAGAAAAGGTGTTTCTCCCCTTCCCTATTAGAGGAGAAAGAATGGGGAAAGCCCACCCCATGGATACTGTGCACACAGTGGGTACAGAGATCTAAATGGCCTTGGTCAGATTGAGGGCTTGGAGAATCCAGTAGGAAGCCAGACCTTAAGGAAACAGCCTTTTACTGAGCCATGTTCCACATGCGGATCCCTTGCATGCAGGGTCTCATTTAATACTTGCGGCAGTCCTACATGTAGTTTTTCCACTTTgcaggggaggaaactgaggtttaggagCTTTAGTCTCATGTTCTAGGTCACACAGTCCTTCTGTGGCAGAAGCAGACCTTGAACCTGGGTCTATTGGAGCCCAGAACCCACCACACTGGCCCTCATACACACATCCTTCCAGCAGTTGGCTGTGGGACCTTGGCCATGTCCCTCAGCCTGTCTGGATCTCTGATGCCTCAATTGCAAATTGAGGGCCCAGGATCCTCTTGGGGCCTGGCTGCTCCCCGCCCTGATATCTGATGGGTCGGGGGGTTGACAGTCATAGGGTCAGTGCCCAGGACATCCCAGAGGCTCCACCTTGGCTGCGATCATGTAAGGTGGGATGATGTCAATGGCCATTTCCTGGAAGAGCTCTCGGCACTGCATGGAGATGAAGTCCCCTGCCAGGGGTGACTTGACAATGCCTAGAAAAGAGGGGGTGTCACTGCCTGGTCCCTCAAGGTGCCCCCGACCCCTGTCGAGGCCCCACCTTGCTGCAGGACGTAGCCATCATGCACTGGAATGGCCGTTGTGTGGGTGGCCCCGCTATCCAGCACCAGACCTGTGGAGCGTCCGTTTGCAAAGCTGGTATGGGAGGGGTAGGTCAAAGAGCCAGCAGCAGTGAACAAGGAGGCTGGAAGCTGATCTGGCCTACTCTCCACTTTCCCAGGTCCAGCCCAATCCCAGTCTGCAAATCTCTTCTGGCTTGTGACCCATTTGCTAGAGAAAGGCAGCTGAGACGCTTTGCCACTTGTTTCTTCTCTGAATCACACTTTCTTCCTCTATTCCTTTCTTCTGAATATCCAGCCTCTCTTTTTAGTCTTAGTTCTATGTCCCATGGGATCCCTGAAATGAGGGTCTATGTAGCcgaagtgcctggcacagggtacAATGCAAAGGTGatccttttagaaaaataaatgggaaGGGAACATCTCAGTGTCATgcacccttcccttctctctccagccccagcccccaacTTGTCCCAACTCTCCACGCTCAGCCTGATCCAAGGAATGGGAAAGGACCACTGGTCTGGCCACCCCAAGATACAAAGCACTCAGCTCCCAAGGGCTCTTTGCACTAAtggggcttgggggtgggggggcctgcCCATCCAGGATATTTATCTCCATAGAATCAGGCCCAGCCTCCATCTCAATGCACCACAAACTCCACCCTGATTCTCCATTCTCACAGAGCAGCTTAACCCAGAGGATACGCAGTAAGCACAGCTGTCTTGCATAAGAAGAAAGCAGGAATGTTGTACTGCTCAAACATCAGCTCTGTCAGCTTCTCCCGTTTGGCCCGTGTGTTCCACTGGGGAGAAAGTGCAAGAGGGGAAGTTTCAGGAAATGAAAGGCACCAATCTATGTATACACCTTCCACATACACAAACCTGTTTTGCACTGAGGACAGAGGTCAGGTCCCTTGACCCTCATAGGTCTTTAGAATGTTGAAACTATAAAGAATTTGAAATATCACAATTAAAACccaactgaagaaaataaaacacagagaagGAAGTTGGCCAAGATCACACAGAAAGCTCTTGGTAGAGCTGGGTCTAGAGTCACAGTCTCTGGACTCCTAGCACAGTGCTTTCCATTGTGCAGTACACACTTCAGGCaaaccccgcccccccgccccccccaagaCCCCAGTACATCCCTCTTTCCCACTCTAATCCtctcagagataagaaagctgaaaagaacatctttctgGGTAAAAATGTTGGATTGAATACAAACATTTACACTTATTCTCTCCCAGGCTATGCAGagagtcgtgtttgactctttgtgaccccatgggttgtctcttctgtccatgggattttccaggtaacaatactggagtgggtggccatttccttctttagggggatcttcctgacccagggattgaacctgcaactgttaagtctcctgccttggtaatatagtctcctgcattgctgctgctgccacctgggaagccacctccCAAGATCCCAGCAAAATTATAATAAAGggagaattaaaaaagaagaaaaccataaCCCCACAAAAGtcaacaggcacataaaaagatgctcaacatttttggtcattagggaaatgcaaatcaaaagcacaatgagggacttccctcatggtccagtggctaagactctgcactcccaatgcagaggacctgggttcaatccttggtcagggaactagattctacatgccacaactaaagatcccacaagtcgtaacatgtgctacaactaaggcctgacacagccaaacagataaatattttttaaagatgaataaaaagtaACATTCATGGGACAGGAAAGAGctcctggaaaataaaaatagaggagcagaaattaaaagctttataGAAGAGTTGAAAAATAAATTGAGGGAATATCTTGGAAATTAGAGGAAAgagatacataaaatataaaagatgaaaacattAGAAGAAGACCAGTTTAGGACATACAAAATCCAAATAATAGGATTTCCTaggagagaacagagaaaattgaaagaaataaatcagcaaataagtaattaaatttttaattgaattgaaaGACATAAGTGTCCAAATTAAAGAGACACATTGAGTGTTCAGAGCcatgaacaaaaataaaccaatataatattgtgaaactgtaaaacactgaggacaaagtgaaaattttataaactgtcagaaacaaaaataatttacatcAAAGGATCAGGAAGTAAATGACCTTGCCTTTCTTAATGGCAACAGTAGATGTTGGAAGAATTGAAGAAGTACCTTCAAGATTCCATaaaaagggatttccctggtggtccagtggctaagactctgcactcccaatgcagggggcctgggttcaatctctggtaaATGCATGTCACAACAAAGACTAAAGATTCCATGTggcacaactaagacctagcacagccaagtaaataattttttaataaaaaagttccaaagaaaaattatttccaaccTGGAGTGTTATACCTAGCTAAACTATACATCCAAGGTTAGACATGCAAAGTCTCAAAAATGTTACTTCTTATGTCCTTTCTAAAGCAATTACTGGAAGATGTGCTCCatgaaaacaaggagaaaaaaataaagaaaagagtcATGATCCACTGGAAACAGGACTTGTAATACAGGAGAGAGGTGCAGTGTTTTCTTAAGATGAAGATGAAGGGAGATGTCAGGATTATAGCTACATCTTCTGCATAGAAGCTAACTAGTCTACAGCAGAGCAGGTCGGTAGGCTCCCGGAGAGATTTCTTGGAGATGAAATTGATGGAACACCTAAAGCAATTAATGTCTTGAGGAAAGATAAAGATAACTGATGAATAATTTCAGGTCACATTACTAAGTagatagaaaatgaagaaaaacagtaacaaagaaaattttcagtgctagagaaaacaaataattgcacaagagaggaaaataaacagTTTATTGCCTGTCTCAGGCCTGATTAGCATATATAATAATAAGAGTATAAAtactgaatcttaaaaaaaaaaacaacaacaaaaccctaaACTGCAACAGTacttcaaataagaaaaaaatgtgtatggtGTGGGTTGGGGAGGAAAGAGAGCTAAGTGCTCATTTTCTATAGTGGGAAACCCATAGATAATACCTAGAGCTAGAAAAATTCACAGTCAGTGATTTATGATATTTAGAGATATAAAAGGTAATggcaaaataaaagctaaaagagagaaaagcaattGTCTCTGGAAAAGGGATAATAGAAGGAAGAGGCTATGCATGgcagtttataaataaaattgattctATATAGGTGTATATAACATTGACCAAAAATTTCAGTTAAAAGGTCACACGGGGACTTGGGGGGTGGGGCATCGTGTAAGGATGACTGGCAGAAAGGCAAGTGGAGAGAGCAGAAGAGAAGGAGGCATGGAGACTAACCCAGGGAGGAAGGAAAGTGGTTGAACCTGACagagttggaaggaaagtttgaaaagcaaagaaagaggagtaatCACTCCTCTTGAGGAGAGGAGTGGCTTGAGGAGAGGTGAATGGCCCACTCCAGGGCTGGACTAGGGGCTGGACTATGCACTTACCGGGGCCTCTGACATGAGCACTGGGTGCAGGTTTGGCTCAGACTTGACATGCTTGCTGTAGGTGTGATCCAGGATTGCACGGAAGCACTCCCAGTCCTCAACTGGGGCCAGGACATCAGTGGAGAGATGAGGGTGGGCAGGCAGGGGTccagaaacaggaaggaaggagggaagccaAGTCCAGGGGAGGGGAAGTGAGACAACGTCCAGCAGAAATCCCCCCTTTCCCAGGAATCTGGTGGACCCTTGTGAGAAACCAGGCAGCTTTGGGAAGTAGTGAGGGCATCCCTGGGACTTGGGCAGCTGCAAGGAATACTCTGTGAATGTGGGGTCCTGTGCCCCAGGTTGTGGGGTGTGGGTTCTGGGTCTGTATCAGGAGCCGGTAGTGGGGGCCCCATACTCATGCCATTCTTGAGGGGAGACATGACTTCTGCTCCATCTCGAGGCACGTGGAGGGCGTTGGTGTCGATGTGAAagattttccctttcttctctttctccccctccAACTCCAGCCCGCCCCCCTCCTCCGCGGCCAGCAGCCCCACCGTGGTGGGGAAGTCAGCCTGGAGCGgggcatggacaggagagaaaGCCATATCTTGCAGGGCCCTCAGCCCACCCCCTGGGTTTACTCCCACATTCCCGCTCATCAGAGCTTTTCTCTGGGCGCTGAGAGCCCTGGatgactgggaagcctggagggagCCCTAGGATTTGGGCAGAGGGCTGGAAGGCTCACCTTGGGGCAGTCCTCCCCAGCGTACCCAGCGCGGACTGAGAAGGAGCCAATGTCAAAGACCAGCGCCCCCACCTCATCTGTGCGGGAGACAAACTTGTGAGGGGTTATCTCCCAAACTCTCTCTCCGTGGATTGCTCCGAGAGGAGATCCCGGCAGAGCCACCTTCAACCCGGAAGGGTCAGATGGGAGCTCGGCCAGGAGTTCAGAGTCCTGGGAGTGGGAGATCAAGACTCCGAAGTCCCTTTCTGCCCAGTGGCCCTGTTCCTTGCCTGGCTAGAGGCCGGGCGGAGACGGGTTGAATGGTGGAGAGGCTGGGCCGGGTACGCGCAAGCATTCCGAGGAGGGTCGAAGGTTGGAATGATGCAGGACCCAAACCCGGGGCTGGAACCGCTCGAGCGCAGAGGTGACAGGCCCCCAGGGTGCCCAGAGCTTGGGTTGCATGGGTTCGGGGCGCTGGGATTCGGGCGAGGCCGCGCCAGGCTGGAGATCCCGAAGCCCGAGGCTCGCTCACCTCCGCCGTAGACGCCCCCGCTCATAGTGCCCTCTCAGCGCTGCTCGCGGCCCGTGGGCGGCGGCAGGATCAGCACCGAGGCGGCCGGACAGCTCCCGGGatcccgggcggggcggggcgcgggacGGCCAATCGGGAGGCCAGGTCCCCCGCCCCCAACGGCGCCGCCGATTGGCTGAGAGGAGAGACAATAACCCGGCCGGGGGCCGCTGCTTTAAAGGGCCAGCCACCTCAACCTTAGGTGGCGGGGAGGGTATTGAGGGGAGCGAAGACCTGGAGGCTGGTTCTAAGGGACAGGCTGGAAGAGAGCAGGACTACACAAGAGATTCCTTGTCCATTCGAAGACCTGCGGGGTGATTGAAGGCGCCCTTGCTcccttactttaaaaaatgagatctAGGAGAGGGCGCCATACTCTTGGAGACGTGGCCATTCTCAGGCTCCTGAGCAAGGTTCTGCCTTACCCAGGACTGAATGAAACCTCGGGGAGacaagggaagggaagaagggagggagaggtaCGGGAAGGGGTGTGTCTCCATTTTCTCCCTGTTTCTTTCCATCCTTGTCTTTCTGATGGCCCCTCTTCTAGTTGGTCCCTGTTGgcctcatacatacacacatgtacacacatggctcTCAGCTAACATTCACCTCTCTTTCATCTGTTTTTCTCAGGAGTTATCAAGCAAGTAGGTTTTCCCCTAGTAGGCTACTAAGTCCTTCTGGGCTTCCAGTATGAGGCCACCTCCACAGCAGTTTTGATAAAGAAGGGGAAGGAGCAGTTCTGACAGCCTGGCTCAGCTGAGAGACTCTTATGTGAgcatgtgtgtaggtgtgtgtctgtatgtttgtGTTTGAGTGTGTCAGCATATGTGAGCACATGCATGTGCTGTTAGtcattctcagtcatgtccaactctttgtggctccgtggactgtagccctctaggttcctctgtccatgggattctccaggcaagaatactggagtgggttgccattcccttctccaggggatcttctggacccagggattaaacctgggtctcctgcattgcaggcagattctttaccgccagagctaccaaggaagctcttgtgcacatgcatgtgtgtacatatgtgcatATGAATACATGCTCGTGTTGGGAGCACTCCCACCTACTTGTTTAGGGGTGAGTGGAGCATTAAGACCAGCGATAGCAGAGGAAGAGGATTCTGTGTGATGACTGAATGCCCCTGAAGTTCTCTGGTTACCAGACACTCACTCTGTAAGGGCTTCACCCTTCCTTAGCCAGAGGACAGATGGTTTGAACTGGCTCATCCGTCATCCACTGGTGACAGTGGCATTTCACATTCCCAGGGTTTGTTCTGAGTCCGGACCTGGCTCCCACTACTGGAGGCTTCGGTGGGAGGGATGAGCTATAGGAGAGAGCTGACTCAGGAGCTGGGAAACTGAAATAGTCCAAAGTGAGCCTAGGGTCAGTCATCTGCCTCTATAAACTGTGGTCTGGATGAACTGGACCAACCCCTTACTTAACCTCTTTCTCAGTGCctcatttcttcatctttcaaAATGCTGAGGTGAGAATTAAAGGAAGACACTGGATGAGAAGTGATTCTATTCATGGCCTGCACCTCTCCTTTTGGTTGTCAT carries:
- the ACTL6B gene encoding actin-like protein 6B, with protein sequence MSGGVYGGDEVGALVFDIGSFSVRAGYAGEDCPKADFPTTVGLLAAEEGGGLELEGEKEKKGKIFHIDTNALHVPRDGAEVMSPLKNGMIEDWECFRAILDHTYSKHVKSEPNLHPVLMSEAPWNTRAKREKLTELMFEQYNIPAFFLCKTAVLTAFANGRSTGLVLDSGATHTTAIPVHDGYVLQQGIVKSPLAGDFISMQCRELFQEMAIDIIPPYMIAAKEPVREGAPPNWKKKEKLPQVSKSWHNYMCNEVIQDFQASVLQVSDSPYDEQVAAQMPTVHYEMPNGYNTDYGAERLRIPEGLFDPSNVKGLSGNTMLGVGHVVTTSIGMCDIDIRPGLYGSVIVTGGNTLLQGFTDRLNRELSQKTPPSMRLKLIASNSTMERKFSPWIGGSILASLGTFQQMWISKQEYEEGGKQCVERKCP